A region from the Kineothrix sp. IPX-CK genome encodes:
- the murQ gene encoding N-acetylmuramic acid 6-phosphate etherase, translated as MLNLAVYTTEKRNMDTMNLDSMSSMEIATAANKEDENVVKAVRAVIPQIADAIDMAAETLDQQGRMIYIGAGTSGRLGVLDASECPPTFGVSEELVTGIIAGGREALFHAVEGAEDSKILAEADLKEQRLSPRDMVIGLSASGRTPYVLYGLKYASSIGCKTAAIACNKDSIIGKEADIAIEPVTGPEILTGSTRLKAGTAQKMILNMISTGSMVKIGKVYENLMIDLQNTNEKLAVRTENIVMSATSSDREKAKRLLKEANGSAKLAITMSLLNKPADEAKDILKSAHGSIRKAIRENKE; from the coding sequence ATGCTGAATTTGGCAGTATATACAACAGAAAAAAGAAATATGGATACGATGAATCTGGATAGTATGAGTTCTATGGAAATTGCTACAGCCGCAAATAAAGAAGATGAAAATGTGGTAAAAGCGGTTCGGGCAGTGATACCACAGATTGCGGATGCCATTGATATGGCGGCGGAAACACTTGACCAACAGGGGCGGATGATTTATATCGGTGCCGGAACATCAGGGCGTCTGGGAGTTCTGGACGCCAGTGAATGTCCGCCAACCTTCGGGGTGTCAGAGGAATTGGTGACCGGTATTATAGCAGGAGGAAGAGAGGCACTTTTTCATGCGGTGGAGGGGGCAGAGGACAGTAAGATACTTGCGGAAGCAGATTTAAAAGAACAGAGACTGTCACCAAGAGATATGGTGATTGGATTGTCCGCAAGCGGCAGAACCCCTTATGTATTATACGGATTAAAGTATGCATCGAGCATAGGATGTAAAACAGCCGCCATAGCGTGTAATAAGGATTCCATCATAGGAAAAGAGGCAGATATAGCCATAGAGCCTGTTACCGGCCCGGAGATACTGACCGGTTCTACAAGATTAAAAGCAGGGACTGCACAAAAAATGATTCTGAATATGATTTCTACAGGAAGTATGGTTAAAATTGGAAAAGTATACGAAAATTTAATGATCGATCTACAAAATACCAATGAAAAATTAGCGGTCAGGACAGAAAATATTGTAATGAGTGCAACCTCATCTGACAGAGAAAAGGCCAAGAGATTATTAAAAGAAGCTAACGGAAGTGCCAAATTGGCAATAACAATGTCTCTATTAAATAAGCCCGCAGATGAAGCAAAGGATATATTAAAGTCCGCTCATGGAAGCATTCGTAAGGCAATAAGGGAGAATAAAGAGTGA
- a CDS encoding PTS lactose/cellobiose transporter subunit IIA — protein sequence MENFESILFEIISYVGSARSSYIEAIEQARHGDFDKSNELIKCGKDQFNEGHHVHMDLIQKSACKELDIESYQMLLMHAEDQLMSAEAFGILAEEFIELYKILQEKGIIGKV from the coding sequence ATGGAAAACTTTGAATCTATTTTATTTGAGATTATTTCTTATGTCGGAAGTGCCAGAAGCAGCTATATAGAAGCAATTGAACAGGCTAGGCATGGGGACTTTGATAAATCAAATGAATTAATAAAGTGCGGAAAAGACCAATTTAATGAAGGACATCATGTGCACATGGATTTGATACAGAAATCAGCATGCAAAGAGCTGGATATAGAAAGTTACCAAATGCTTTTGATGCATGCGGAAGATCAATTGATGAGTGCGGAAGCATTTGGAATTCTGGCAGAGGAATTCATAGAATTATACAAAATCTTGCAAGAAAAAGGCATAATTGGAAAGGTATAA
- a CDS encoding PTS sugar transporter subunit IIB, translated as MKKIVLVCVAGMSTSLLVSRMRDAAKADNYPCEINAYPIADASAVIPEADIVLLGPQVKYMTNKLKKEYSEKIIEAIDMRIYGMVDGKGALMQARQLMGE; from the coding sequence ATGAAAAAAATTGTTTTGGTATGTGTGGCAGGAATGTCGACAAGTCTGCTGGTATCCCGTATGCGGGACGCTGCAAAAGCAGATAATTATCCATGTGAAATAAATGCATATCCTATAGCAGATGCATCGGCAGTAATTCCTGAGGCAGACATTGTTTTATTAGGCCCACAGGTAAAATATATGACTAATAAACTGAAGAAAGAATATTCTGAAAAAATAATTGAAGCAATAGACATGCGAATTTATGGAATGGTCGATGGAAAAGGTGCATTGATGCAGGCCAGACAGCTTATGGGAGAATAG
- a CDS encoding PIG-L family deacetylase — protein MAKYNRIVSVGAHPLDAELMGGPMMIKYAEQGAACTFVHVTKGRLTDPAATEEEKKAYEDALNDENKSVAAAMGCDSFSMDYISAELPVVEEFKDIILEYLRREKVDCVITHARGTLHPRHYYTYEAVTQAVRILHSEGNPIQLYYGENCEDLAGFIPTVYVSMSESKMKTWFEGLQHYKIFNGKVNDVPYYDYYHSMATVRAIEAGSHGLVKAYMHGALIDNE, from the coding sequence ATGGCAAAATACAATAGAATCGTATCTGTTGGTGCACATCCATTGGATGCAGAGCTTATGGGCGGACCAATGATGATAAAATACGCTGAGCAGGGAGCTGCCTGTACATTCGTACATGTGACGAAAGGGCGCCTTACAGATCCGGCAGCAACTGAGGAAGAGAAAAAGGCGTATGAGGACGCGTTGAACGACGAGAATAAAAGTGTGGCTGCTGCTATGGGGTGCGATAGCTTTAGTATGGATTACATATCGGCGGAATTGCCGGTCGTGGAAGAATTTAAGGATATAATATTGGAATACTTAAGAAGGGAAAAAGTAGATTGCGTAATAACTCATGCGCGTGGAACATTACATCCCAGGCACTATTATACTTATGAGGCAGTAACGCAGGCGGTAAGAATACTTCATTCTGAAGGAAATCCGATACAGCTTTATTATGGAGAGAATTGTGAAGATTTGGCTGGATTTATTCCAACTGTATATGTAAGTATGAGTGAATCAAAGATGAAAACCTGGTTTGAGGGATTACAGCATTATAAGATCTTTAACGGTAAGGTTAATGATGTTCCATATTATGACTATTATCATTCTATGGCGACTGTAAGAGCGATTGAAGCAGGAAGCCATGGACTTGTAAAAGCATATATGCATGGAGCATTAATCGATAATGAGTAG
- a CDS encoding GNAT family N-acetyltransferase, translated as MEEYQIKPYKQEYMEQLVTRWNETLIFDPISEERFLQQILMDENFDPDLALVLLVEDKVIGFCLGIKRKYPYLTRGLEENRGWISIMFVLTKYQGKGYGKALLNEEEKRLKKEKVKEITLCAYSPNYFTPGVDLKYERALSFFEQNGYVKGLDAVSMQKDLFTYSIPEKTQEMIERLKGEGISFNKYSISYMEKLLAFAEAEFDAGWVRNILQAIRNGEAEDTILIATGIEDQVIGYCMRKIDGNDARFGPIGVKESIRSKGIGGILFDLQMREMQKRGIFYAYFLWTHGAAMRFYERHGMSTYRTYQLYRKKI; from the coding sequence ATGGAAGAATATCAAATAAAGCCATATAAGCAGGAATATATGGAGCAGCTTGTTACTAGGTGGAATGAGACATTAATTTTTGATCCGATCAGTGAAGAAAGATTTTTGCAGCAGATTTTAATGGATGAAAATTTTGATCCCGATTTAGCTCTCGTTTTACTTGTAGAGGATAAGGTGATAGGATTTTGTCTGGGAATTAAAAGAAAATATCCATATTTGACACGAGGTCTTGAGGAGAACAGAGGTTGGATCAGTATTATGTTTGTTCTGACTAAGTATCAAGGAAAAGGATATGGAAAAGCGCTGTTAAATGAAGAGGAAAAACGTTTGAAGAAAGAAAAGGTAAAAGAAATCACGCTATGTGCTTATAGTCCAAATTATTTTACCCCAGGAGTCGATCTGAAATATGAAAGGGCACTGTCTTTTTTTGAACAAAATGGCTATGTAAAAGGATTGGATGCCGTAAGTATGCAAAAGGACTTATTTACTTATAGTATTCCGGAGAAAACTCAAGAGATGATAGAACGATTGAAAGGAGAAGGAATAAGTTTCAATAAATATTCGATTTCCTATATGGAAAAACTGTTAGCTTTTGCTGAAGCTGAATTTGATGCCGGCTGGGTAAGGAATATTCTACAGGCAATTCGTAATGGGGAAGCGGAAGATACTATTCTGATCGCAACAGGCATAGAAGATCAGGTAATCGGATATTGTATGCGGAAGATCGATGGCAATGATGCGAGATTTGGACCTATCGGAGTAAAAGAATCCATTCGCTCAAAAGGAATTGGAGGAATCTTGTTTGATTTACAGATGAGAGAAATGCAGAAAAGAGGAATTTTTTACGCATATTTTTTATGGACTCATGGTGCGGCGATGAGATTCTATGAACGTCATGGAATGAGTACATATAGAACATACCAGCTCTACCGTAAAAAAATATAG
- a CDS encoding PTS sugar transporter subunit IIC: protein MEKQAKKTALEKTTDFIEQKIAPPLLRLSQVRYLEALQRTFITLMPYMVLGATATLILNLSGLFAEGTGLNMPGVAQAIDSVITPCRPWLLQIVFVTINLLALIAAMLNGYFLGDYYSKKDSNVTAVTSAVVAMIAFLSFIDFSKLSENFDWPAYILGSPSLFGGLLISIFAVEIYRFLIGRKITIKMPEAVPPMIASAFTGMIPVCAVIIFCTLIGQGLGAFDFLSMLNKGTAYLVVGGSGPVAQGIGFVLDRILWFVGLHGSNIVSSVMQPIWTTMITDNINAFAAHQDIPFMFTEQWINFYVRCSVFPIALLCCMSKVKRFKVLGKLSLPGTIFNIAEPVMYGLPIVLNPLMFVPWVLGFTVLYIFNAILGVLGITPPIIAMTVWTMPAPLASFIGSGFNIVAPIITLINIAIIFFMFLPFFKVMERQILKEEEQYEAEHGEDK from the coding sequence ATGGAAAAGCAAGCAAAAAAAACAGCATTGGAAAAAACCACAGATTTTATTGAGCAAAAGATTGCACCACCCCTGTTGAGACTGTCACAGGTACGGTATCTTGAAGCGCTGCAGAGAACTTTTATAACATTGATGCCGTACATGGTATTAGGTGCGACGGCAACTCTTATTTTAAATCTGAGCGGATTGTTCGCTGAGGGAACCGGATTAAATATGCCTGGTGTTGCCCAGGCGATTGATAGTGTGATTACTCCGTGCAGGCCGTGGCTTCTTCAGATTGTTTTCGTGACAATCAACCTGCTGGCATTGATTGCGGCTATGCTGAATGGTTACTTCCTCGGAGATTATTATAGCAAGAAAGATTCCAATGTTACTGCGGTAACATCTGCAGTCGTGGCTATGATAGCATTTCTCAGCTTTATTGATTTTTCAAAACTCAGTGAAAATTTTGACTGGCCGGCATATATCCTGGGCTCTCCCAGCTTATTTGGAGGATTATTGATCAGTATTTTCGCAGTAGAGATTTACAGATTCCTGATTGGAAGAAAGATTACGATTAAGATGCCTGAAGCAGTACCTCCGATGATAGCATCGGCATTTACCGGTATGATTCCGGTTTGCGCGGTTATTATATTTTGTACTTTGATTGGACAAGGTTTGGGGGCCTTTGATTTTCTGAGTATGTTAAATAAGGGGACGGCATATCTGGTAGTAGGAGGAAGCGGGCCGGTCGCACAGGGAATTGGTTTTGTTTTGGATAGAATTCTTTGGTTTGTGGGATTACATGGATCGAATATTGTCTCTTCTGTTATGCAGCCAATCTGGACGACTATGATAACCGATAATATTAATGCATTTGCGGCACATCAGGATATACCATTTATGTTTACAGAGCAATGGATTAATTTTTATGTAAGATGTTCGGTATTTCCGATAGCACTTCTTTGCTGTATGAGTAAAGTGAAACGTTTTAAAGTATTAGGAAAGTTATCTCTTCCCGGAACTATTTTCAATATAGCAGAACCGGTTATGTATGGATTGCCAATCGTGTTAAACCCACTTATGTTTGTTCCGTGGGTGCTCGGATTTACTGTGCTTTACATTTTTAATGCCATTCTTGGAGTATTAGGAATCACTCCGCCCATTATTGCAATGACCGTGTGGACCATGCCTGCGCCATTGGCCTCCTTTATCGGCAGTGGGTTTAATATCGTAGCTCCGATAATTACTTTAATAAACATTGCGATTATTTTCTTTATGTTTCTACCTTTTTTCAAAGTAATGGAGAGGCAGATTTTAAAAGAAGAAGAACAATACGAAGCGGAACACGGCGAGGATAAATAA
- a CDS encoding MurR/RpiR family transcriptional regulator, with translation MNPIELINLHESEFTKSDEKIKTYVINNPDYVSSYPIINVAAKAGVSKSALLRFCQKLGYNGYSEFKYEVSKYLLSGNFKNPTVVKSNMDIIENYLSCIQKIPDGISEDRFISFGNYITNASRIRIFGLHESGLSATYFTYRLSALGIDSEAITHSGIFSEKASFSTASDFHIFISVSGTTDCITAAAKTSFDRHTPCAIITQNNKAKYFNKYDCFIAIPSLNLDKNQLFLDSQAILFITIDLIINKLSKML, from the coding sequence ATGAACCCTATAGAGTTAATTAATTTACATGAATCAGAATTTACAAAATCGGATGAGAAAATAAAAACATATGTCATTAATAATCCGGACTATGTGTCATCCTATCCTATTATTAATGTTGCCGCTAAAGCAGGCGTGTCCAAATCTGCCCTGCTGCGTTTCTGCCAAAAGCTGGGGTATAATGGATATTCTGAATTTAAATATGAGGTTTCCAAATATCTCTTATCCGGTAATTTTAAAAATCCGACCGTTGTTAAATCTAATATGGATATCATTGAAAATTACTTGAGTTGTATACAAAAGATTCCAGACGGTATAAGTGAAGACAGGTTTATTTCTTTCGGCAACTATATTACCAACGCTTCCCGCATACGAATTTTCGGCCTTCATGAAAGCGGCCTTTCCGCCACCTATTTTACTTATCGTCTTTCCGCGCTGGGAATTGATTCCGAAGCAATAACCCATAGTGGTATCTTCAGTGAAAAAGCCTCTTTTTCTACTGCTTCTGATTTTCACATTTTTATATCTGTATCAGGCACTACCGATTGTATCACAGCGGCCGCCAAAACTTCTTTTGACCGCCATACTCCCTGTGCAATTATTACACAGAACAACAAAGCTAAATATTTCAATAAATATGATTGCTTTATCGCTATTCCCTCTCTTAATTTGGATAAAAACCAGTTGTTCCTTGATTCACAGGCAATTTTATTCATTACTATCGACCTGATTATTAATAAGTTATCTAAAATGCTCTGA
- a CDS encoding sugar ABC transporter substrate-binding protein, producing MKMKKVLAIVLASAMALSLAACGSAGTQTTEETTSEETTTEPSTVEDMVTTDVVEDEAEGYEYGAGVTFHSEEPVTYSMMFSDHENYPYKDDWRIMTRIQELTNVSFDLTLIARSDYEDKKSVLVNSGDSPYIIPKTYEENAYVNGGQVVAISDWVQYMPNYQKCVQDWNMVDDLKQKMKSDGKYYVLPGLWENAGAGYSYIIRKDIFDAAGVDVTQLEKNWTYEDFYEALKKVKEYTGSDYVFSDRHKGESTLNIAAVSYGVTSGWGIANGMKFDTDNNQFYFAETTDNFKEFVSYFNKLLNEKIMDPESFSQEDDAALSKFYRGETYVINGNYQNLADITQQMQVDDAELYMVVQPGGPAGNMQIENSRLENGIMIAQNALDDLGEEGFIKMLRFVDWLWYSEEGQTLCLWGVEGETYTRDGDTITLNSDITYNGINPDAEKLLNADFGFGGGVFAYGGPTWLKISKYTEGEKDYANRVVEYKEARPVDPPIMGNEEETEEMDLIKTPLIDSVKAWTLKFITGQADIEAQWDTYVAECESLGSAAYADQCNEIFNNTKSMLGY from the coding sequence ATGAAAATGAAGAAAGTGCTTGCCATTGTGCTCGCATCAGCTATGGCACTTTCGCTTGCTGCCTGCGGGAGCGCAGGAACGCAGACGACGGAAGAAACTACTTCCGAGGAAACAACGACAGAACCTTCAACCGTAGAGGATATGGTTACCACGGATGTAGTGGAGGATGAAGCGGAAGGCTATGAATATGGTGCCGGAGTTACCTTCCATTCTGAAGAACCGGTAACCTATTCCATGATGTTTTCGGACCATGAGAATTATCCTTATAAGGATGATTGGAGAATCATGACGAGAATCCAGGAACTCACTAACGTAAGCTTTGACCTCACATTAATTGCGAGAAGTGATTATGAGGATAAAAAATCCGTATTAGTTAATTCAGGCGATTCACCGTATATTATTCCAAAGACTTATGAAGAAAATGCATATGTTAACGGCGGTCAGGTAGTAGCTATCAGCGATTGGGTACAGTATATGCCCAATTACCAGAAATGTGTTCAGGATTGGAACATGGTAGACGACTTAAAGCAGAAAATGAAGTCCGACGGCAAATACTACGTTCTTCCCGGACTTTGGGAAAATGCCGGTGCAGGTTATTCTTACATCATCAGAAAAGATATATTTGACGCAGCAGGCGTAGACGTTACACAATTAGAAAAGAACTGGACCTATGAGGACTTCTATGAGGCCCTTAAGAAGGTAAAAGAATATACGGGCAGTGATTATGTATTCTCCGATCGTCACAAAGGGGAGTCCACCTTGAATATAGCAGCCGTGTCCTATGGTGTGACCTCCGGATGGGGTATAGCAAACGGCATGAAATTCGATACGGATAACAATCAATTCTACTTTGCTGAAACTACAGATAACTTCAAAGAATTCGTTTCCTACTTTAATAAATTGTTGAATGAAAAGATTATGGACCCCGAGTCTTTCTCTCAGGAAGACGATGCGGCTCTTTCCAAGTTCTATAGAGGAGAAACCTACGTAATTAACGGTAACTATCAGAACCTGGCAGATATCACCCAGCAGATGCAGGTAGACGATGCAGAGCTTTATATGGTTGTTCAGCCCGGCGGGCCGGCAGGTAACATGCAGATCGAGAACTCCAGACTTGAAAACGGCATCATGATCGCGCAGAATGCACTCGATGATCTGGGCGAAGAAGGATTCATCAAAATGCTGCGTTTCGTCGACTGGTTATGGTATTCTGAAGAAGGTCAGACCCTGTGCTTATGGGGCGTTGAAGGGGAAACCTATACGAGAGACGGAGATACGATCACTCTGAATTCCGATATTACATACAATGGAATCAATCCGGATGCCGAGAAGCTGTTAAATGCTGACTTCGGCTTCGGGGGCGGCGTATTCGCATACGGCGGACCTACATGGTTAAAGATTTCTAAGTATACAGAAGGTGAAAAGGATTACGCCAACAGAGTTGTGGAATATAAGGAAGCACGTCCGGTAGATCCTCCGATCATGGGTAATGAAGAAGAGACCGAAGAAATGGATTTAATTAAGACACCTTTGATAGACAGTGTAAAGGCATGGACCTTGAAATTCATCACCGGTCAGGCAGATATCGAAGCCCAGTGGGATACTTACGTTGCTGAATGCGAAAGCTTAGGCTCTGCTGCTTACGCGGATCAGTGTAACGAAATCTTTAATAATACAAAATCTATGCTCGGTTATTAA
- a CDS encoding carbohydrate ABC transporter permease, giving the protein MKVKESKGYRVFQVFNLLIMLFVVFVTLYPFLYLLAQSFSSEAAIYAGKVSFFPVDFTTRTYSIILGKQDFFVYYGNTVFYSVVGTVISLVGTAVLAYPLSKKRLVLNRFFTPFVVFTMFFAGGMIPNYVLVAQALHMRDTMWAIVIPGAISAYNVLLMKSFFAGLPDELEEAAAVDGMNAYGIFIKIIVPLSKPIIATMFLFYIVGIWNNWWSPFLYLDSKDKWPIALYLRQLIMGAMGTQEVGAGLDESSQIAATVKSACMVLTAAPIICVYPFIQKYFVQGMMMGSVKG; this is encoded by the coding sequence ATGAAAGTAAAAGAATCGAAAGGATATCGCGTATTTCAGGTGTTCAATCTTCTTATTATGCTGTTTGTCGTATTTGTTACTTTATACCCTTTCCTTTATCTGCTGGCGCAGTCTTTTAGCTCGGAAGCGGCAATCTATGCAGGAAAAGTATCATTTTTCCCCGTAGATTTTACCACAAGAACTTACAGTATTATTTTAGGAAAACAGGACTTCTTCGTATACTACGGAAATACGGTTTTCTATTCTGTAGTGGGAACTGTGATTTCGTTAGTGGGAACCGCTGTTTTGGCATATCCCTTATCCAAGAAGAGGCTGGTGTTAAATAGATTTTTCACGCCCTTTGTAGTATTTACCATGTTTTTTGCCGGCGGCATGATTCCTAACTATGTATTAGTCGCACAAGCGCTTCATATGCGGGACACCATGTGGGCAATCGTCATTCCGGGAGCGATCAGCGCTTATAACGTTTTATTGATGAAATCTTTTTTTGCAGGGCTGCCGGATGAATTAGAGGAAGCGGCAGCCGTAGACGGAATGAATGCGTATGGAATTTTTATAAAAATCATTGTTCCTTTATCCAAGCCAATTATAGCAACAATGTTCCTGTTCTACATTGTAGGCATCTGGAACAACTGGTGGAGCCCCTTCCTTTATCTGGACAGCAAGGATAAATGGCCGATTGCTCTTTACCTGAGGCAGCTCATTATGGGAGCCATGGGAACACAGGAAGTAGGAGCCGGTCTGGATGAGTCCAGCCAGATAGCAGCTACGGTTAAGTCAGCCTGTATGGTATTGACAGCGGCACCGATTATTTGTGTGTACCCTTTCATCCAGAAATACTTTGTGCAGGGTATGATGATGGGATCTGTCAAGGGTTAG
- a CDS encoding ABC transporter permease, which produces MARVKENNQHLGKISLRKHLKKEWRLYTFLLIPILYFIIFKYVPMFGNIIAFRKYKGGTNIFGTEWVGLRYFLQFMGDASFWRAFRNTLTLSVSYLVVRFPLTLIFALLLNEIRNIRWKKFVQTISYLPHFISMVIIAGMIKEIVSLTGPINTLMANFGLDKISFIQEADWFPAIYIISGVWQGLGWGTILYLAAMTAINTELYEAAKIDGAGRFKQALHVTIPGILPTITTLLILDIGGIMGSNFEKIILLYLPSTYEKADVIATYVYRMGITGGKFSYATAVGLFEGIIGLVLVISANLISKKLTESSLW; this is translated from the coding sequence ATGGCAAGAGTAAAAGAAAACAATCAACATTTGGGAAAGATTTCCTTAAGAAAGCATTTGAAGAAGGAATGGAGGTTATATACCTTCCTGCTCATTCCGATTCTGTATTTTATCATCTTCAAATATGTGCCCATGTTCGGCAATATTATCGCTTTTCGTAAATACAAGGGCGGTACTAATATCTTCGGTACGGAGTGGGTAGGCCTCAGATATTTCCTGCAGTTTATGGGAGACGCCTCCTTCTGGAGAGCCTTTAGGAATACGTTAACGCTAAGTGTTTCCTATCTGGTGGTGCGATTCCCGCTTACATTGATATTCGCTTTACTTCTTAATGAAATAAGAAATATCAGATGGAAGAAATTCGTACAGACGATATCTTACCTTCCGCACTTTATCTCTATGGTCATTATTGCCGGCATGATCAAGGAAATCGTGTCCTTGACCGGGCCGATCAATACCTTAATGGCGAACTTCGGACTGGATAAGATTTCCTTCATTCAAGAAGCGGACTGGTTTCCGGCTATCTATATTATTTCCGGCGTATGGCAGGGACTCGGCTGGGGAACTATCCTCTATCTGGCAGCAATGACCGCCATCAATACGGAGCTGTATGAGGCAGCCAAAATCGACGGAGCGGGACGCTTTAAGCAGGCGCTTCATGTTACCATTCCCGGAATACTTCCGACGATCACTACCTTGTTAATTCTGGATATTGGAGGTATTATGGGTTCCAACTTCGAAAAGATTATCTTGCTGTATTTGCCTTCCACCTACGAAAAGGCGGATGTTATTGCAACCTACGTATACCGGATGGGTATTACGGGCGGAAAGTTCAGCTATGCGACGGCGGTCGGTTTATTCGAGGGAATCATAGGATTGGTTCTGGTAATCAGCGCCAACCTAATATCGAAAAAACTAACAGAATCAAGTTTGTGGTAG